From the Opisthocomus hoazin isolate bOpiHoa1 unplaced genomic scaffold, bOpiHoa1.hap1 HAP1_SCAFFOLD_123, whole genome shotgun sequence genome, one window contains:
- the LOC142359657 gene encoding uncharacterized protein LOC142359657 isoform X4 — translation MEGWRDGWLDENTCPKPNCSGWMDGWMDGWMDGWKHLSKAQLQWVDGWMDEWMDGWMDGNTCPKPNCSGWMDGWMDGWMDGWMDGWMRTLVQSPAAVDGGQLDGQMDEPWSAPKSCSEYVLPCAPLGHGFPSVPQCPALPGVVTPQPVSWPPPRTTYLRSSQRGVRKPWRTWCPSSSPHAMPPWVTQQDWLSHGGECYWFSQASKPWRGAQEDCVERRARMVMSRGRDELELLNNHTKGLYPIWIGVHVFPSTAEPDRSWTHGSTPDTNRAISQLGTERRKKEKVVQKMCIIAA, via the exons atggagggatggagggatggatggttGGATGAGAACACTTGTCCAAAGCCCAACTgcagtggatggatggatggatggatggatggatggatggatggatggaaacaTTTGTCCAAAGCCCAACTGcagtgggtggatggatggatggatgaatggatggatggatggatggatgggaacACTTGTCCAAAGCCCAACTgcagtggatggatggatggatggatggatggatggatggatggatggatggatggatggatgagaaCACTTGTCCAAAGCCCAGCTGCAGTAGACGGTGGGCAACTGGATGGCCAGATGGATGAGCCATGGAGTGCACCCAAATCCTGCTCCGAGTACGTACTCCCATGTGCTCCGTTGGGTCACGGTTTCCCATCTGTTCCCCAGTGTCCAGCTCTTCCTGGTGTGGTGACCCCCCAGCCTGTCTCCTGGCCTCCACCAAGGACCACGTACCTCAGGAGTTCGCAAAGGGGTGTGAGGAAGCCTTGGAGAACTTGGTGTCCTTCCTCAAGCCCTCATGCCATGCCTCCCTGGGTGACGCAGCAG GACTGGTTGTCCCACGGCGGGGAGTGTTACTGGTTTTCTCAAGCCAGCAAGCCGTGGCGGGGCGCCCAGGAAGACTGCGTGGAGAGGAGAGCTCGGATGGTGATGAGCCGTGGCAGAGATGAGCTG GAGCTCCTCAACAACCACACGAAGGGGCTGTACCCCATCTGGATCGGCGTCCACGTGTTCCCCAGCACCGCCGAGCCCGACCGGAGCTGGACCCACGGCTCCACACCGGACACCAACCG
- the LOC142359657 gene encoding uncharacterized protein LOC142359657 isoform X3 → MEGWRDGWLDENTCPKPNCSGWMDGWMDGWMDGWKHLSKAQLQWVDGWMDEWMDGWMDGNTCPKPNCSGWMDGWMDGWMDGWMDGWMRTLVQSPAAVDGGQLDGQMDEPWSAPKSCSEYVLPCAPLGHGFPSVPQCPALPGVVTPQPVSWPPPRTTYLRSSQRGVRKPWRTWCPSSSPHAMPPWVTQQDWLSHGGECYWFSQASKPWRGAQEDCVERRARMVMSRGRDELELLNNHTKGLYPIWIGVHVFPSTAEPDRSWTHGSTPDTNRHRGEQKKPSEGAEFGRKPQVFSSKPAR, encoded by the exons atggagggatggagggatggatggttGGATGAGAACACTTGTCCAAAGCCCAACTgcagtggatggatggatggatggatggatggatggatggatggatggaaacaTTTGTCCAAAGCCCAACTGcagtgggtggatggatggatggatgaatggatggatggatggatggatgggaacACTTGTCCAAAGCCCAACTgcagtggatggatggatggatggatggatggatggatggatggatggatggatggatggatgagaaCACTTGTCCAAAGCCCAGCTGCAGTAGACGGTGGGCAACTGGATGGCCAGATGGATGAGCCATGGAGTGCACCCAAATCCTGCTCCGAGTACGTACTCCCATGTGCTCCGTTGGGTCACGGTTTCCCATCTGTTCCCCAGTGTCCAGCTCTTCCTGGTGTGGTGACCCCCCAGCCTGTCTCCTGGCCTCCACCAAGGACCACGTACCTCAGGAGTTCGCAAAGGGGTGTGAGGAAGCCTTGGAGAACTTGGTGTCCTTCCTCAAGCCCTCATGCCATGCCTCCCTGGGTGACGCAGCAG GACTGGTTGTCCCACGGCGGGGAGTGTTACTGGTTTTCTCAAGCCAGCAAGCCGTGGCGGGGCGCCCAGGAAGACTGCGTGGAGAGGAGAGCTCGGATGGTGATGAGCCGTGGCAGAGATGAGCTG GAGCTCCTCAACAACCACACGAAGGGGCTGTACCCCATCTGGATCGGCGTCCACGTGTTCCCCAGCACCGCCGAGCCCGACCGGAGCTGGACCCACGGCTCCACACCGGACACCAACCG
- the LOC142359658 gene encoding C-type lectin domain family 2 member B-like, whose translation MKETRGCSGFLGVERSQRAGYSLEVKPEARVACQVTMAVLFAALLVTAITFAAQAFQPRPRPCFRCPFDWIGYRGKCYYFSEAEGNWTSSQDNCSALGASLAVLDSVEDLSFVMRYKGISEHWLGLSREAEEQPWTWVNNSHLSPLFQIRGGGLCAYLNDNGLSSSRCSTERSWVCNQPELRSPSEGNGTRRAQNLCVSS comes from the exons ATGAAGGAAACGAGGGGTTGTTCTGGATTTTTGGGTGTGGAGAGGAGCCAGCGAGCAG GTTACAGCCTGGAGGTGAAGCCGGAGGCGCGGGTTGCCTGCCAGGTGACGATGGCAGTGCTCTTCGCCGCTCTGCTTGTCACGGCCATCACTTTTGCAG CGCAGGCGTTtcagccccgcccccgcccctgctTCCGGTGTCCGTTCGACTGGATTGGGTACAGAGGGAAATGCTACTATTTTTCGGAGGCGGAGGGGAACTGGACATCCAGCCAGGACAACTGCTCGGCACTCGGTGCTTCCTTGGCTGTGCTGGACAGCGTGGAGGACTTG AGCTTCGTGATGAGATACAAGGGCATCTCGGAGCATTGGCTCGGCCTTTCCCGGGAAGCTGAGGAGCAGCCGTGGACATGGGTGAACAACTCGCATTTATCCCCGCT GTTCCAGATCCGCGGCGGCGGCCTCTGCGCCTACCTGAATGACAACGGGCTCAGCTCCTCCCGCTGCAGCACCGAGAGGAGCTGGGTTTGCAATCAGCCCGAGCTGCGGAGCCCGAGCGAGGGCAACGGGACGAGACGGGCTCAAAACCTTTGCGTCAGCTCTTAA